A window of Drosophila subobscura isolate 14011-0131.10 chromosome E, UCBerk_Dsub_1.0, whole genome shotgun sequence contains these coding sequences:
- the LOC117891307 gene encoding endoplasmic reticulum junction formation protein lunapark-A yields the protein MGFVLSKFRKEKSTEEVLEGLQVQIKELEKYMINTQERKRSFVTNFLGITIGAYIVGFGLWCCFYFPTTWKERIVYLVPLLLFPIIIVSMRQMFTWYFQRKLNKNGDKLGQLKEKKKKILEQVMDKETYKVAVNLLERFGDKKLNQSFSRSTVTQPQRTSQPAAKLSGASAHQLSLTPYSSVYRNRNVNNNNLNSSILSMTSASMGAVQEMRRRTPFPVIDQNRSRSAVDRIVDFIVGDTPIRYGMICKECDGHNGMLPEDEYVYTSFRCAFCNALNPARKKRPVAPRLSLNQQTPTSNNRIDSSGSDSSDDFDSDKEELTRRALLQDAPLNDTDKEEAEDKHNTQSAATVTEIGATETEATEVVAMETDEVVDGKAEAEAASSS from the exons ATGGGATTCGTTTTGTCGAAATTTCGG AAGGAAAAATCGACGGAAGAGGTTCTGGAGGGACTGCAGGTACAGATCAAAGAATTGGAGAAATACATGATCAATACGCAAGAAAGGAAGCGGAGCTTCGTCACAAACTTTCTTGGCATCACAATTGGAGCATACATAGTCGGCTTTGGACTATggtgttgcttttatttcccAACGACATGGAAAGAGCGCATCGTGTACTtggtgccgctgctcctgttccCCATTAT CATCGTTTCAATGAGACAGATGTTTACGTGGTACTTTCAGCGCAAGCTTAACAAAAATGGCGATAAGCTGGGTCAgctgaaggagaagaagaaaaagataTTGGAGCAGGTCATGGACAAAGAGACCTACAAG GTGGCAGTGAATCTCCTGGAACGCTTTGGCGACAAGAAGCTAAACCAGTCGTTTAGTCGTTCCACTGTAACCCAGCCTCAGCGCACGTCTCAGCCTGCAGCAAAATTGTCAGGAGCCAGCGCGCATCAGTTATCGTTGACTCCATACAGCAGTGTCTACCGCAACCGCAAcgtaaacaacaacaatcttAACAGCTCGATACTGTCGATGACGTCAGCCTCTATGGGCGCAGTGCAGGAAATGCGTCGGCGTACGCCTTTTCCCGTGATCGATCAGAACCGGTCACGCAGCGCAGTAGACCGGATTGTAGACTTTATTGTAGGAGACACTCCGATTCGCTACGGCATGATCTGCAAAGAGTGCGATGGCCATAACG GTATGCTGCCGGAGGATGAATATGTTTACACTTCATTTCGTTGTGCCTTTTGCAATGCCTTGAATCCAGCTCGCAAGAAGCGACCAGTTGCTCCTCGTCTCTCACTAAATCAGCAAACACCAACATCAAACAATCGCATCGATAGCTCCGGCAGCGATTCTTCAGATGATTTCGACTCTG ACAAAGAGGAATTGACGCGCCGGGCTCTGCTACAAGACGCGCCCTTGAATGACACTGATAAGGAGGAGGCTGAGGACAAACACAATACCCAAAGTGCAGCAACGGTGACGGAAATAGGAGCAACGGAGACTGAAGCTACCGAGGTTGTAGCTATGGAAACTGATGAAGTGGTCGACGGAAAAGCCGAAGCTGAGGCTGCATCGAGCTCCTAA
- the LOC117891468 gene encoding pleckstrin homology-like domain family A member 1: MFFKLLFASCLALALAKPQHQPAAQYPAGVNPQDCPGFPICDNERLHSPKSQWGAPQNHWQSQPQWQPQPQWQPQPQWQPQPQWQPQPQTWNTNSQPSWNAPPAPAAGGDKYPAGVNPQTCPNYPYCDVNAGHAGAPVAAPPLPGWTERLYPAGVSPHECPNFPYCH, encoded by the exons ATGTTTTTCAAGCTG CTGTTCGCCTCTtgcctggctttggctctggccaagCCCCAGCATCAACCTGCTGCGCAGTATCCAGCCGGTGTGAATCCACAGGACTGCCCCGGCTTCCCAATCTGTGATAATGAGCGACTGCACAGCCCCAAATCGCAGTGGGGAGCACCCCAGAATCATTGGCAGTCGCAACCCCAATGGCAGCCGCAACCCCAATGGCAGCCGCAACCCCaatggcagccgcagccccaatGGCAGCCGCAACCGCAAACGTGGAACACAAACAGCCAGCCTTCTTGGAATGCGccacctgctcctgcagctggcggAGACAAGTATCCCGCAGGCGTCAATCCCCAGACCTGCCCCAACTATCCGTACTGCGACGTGAATGCTGGACACGCTGGCGCTCCTGTGGCGGCTCCTCCGCTGCCCGGCTGGACAGAGCGGCTTTACCCAGCCGGAGTCTCCCCGCACGAGTGCCCCAACTTCCCCTACTGCCACTAG